Proteins co-encoded in one Brassica rapa cultivar Chiifu-401-42 chromosome A02, CAAS_Brap_v3.01, whole genome shotgun sequence genomic window:
- the LOC103850903 gene encoding protein ELC-like, with translation MAPPPPSDPAKIQQIQQFLTSVLSQRGPSALPYAETTKWLIRQHLLTLISSHSSLEPKTATFTHNDGRSAILLQADGTIPMPFQGVSYNIPVVIWLLESYPRDPPRVYVNPTRDMIIKRPHSNVSPSGLVSLPYLHAWVYPSSNLLDLASQLSAAFSRDPPLYSQRRPQSSGSGYARPSPSPSIGSGYSRPSPSPPIGSGYARPPPPSYQQQQRTDDAAEVYKRNAINKLVEMIHVDLVVMRSAREAEAEGLLSLQANLKRREEDLNNGLQEMAREKETLEQELQVISMNTDVLDSWVRDNQGKSNSLLADLDVDSAFVCKETMSKQMLECTASDLAIEDVVYSMDKSFRDGLLPFDQYLRSVRLLSREQFFHRAMAEKVKGMQMEAQVASIAARLQL, from the coding sequence ATGGCTCCTCCTCCGCCTTCAGATCCGGCGAAGATCCAACAAATCCAGCAATTCCTCACCTCCGTTCTCTCCCAACGCGGCCCCTCCGCTCTCCCCTACGCCGAGACCACCAAGTGGCTGATCCGCCAACACCTCCTCACCCTAATCTCCTCCCACTCCTCCCTCGAGCCCAAAACGGCGACGTTCACTCACAACGACGGACGCTCCGCGATCCTCCTCCAAGCGGACGGGACCATCCCGATGCCTTTCCAGGGAGTCAGCTACAACATCCCCGTCGTCATCTGGCTCCTCGAATCGTACCCTCGCGATCCCCCTCGCGTCTACGTGAACCCCACGCGCGACATGATCATCAAGCGTCCTCACTCCAACGTCTCCCCGAGTGGACTCGTCTCGCTCCCTTATCTCCACGCCTGGGTTTACCCTAGCTCCAACCTCCTCGATCTCGCCTCTCAGCTCAGCGCCGCCTTCTCCAGAGATCCGCCGTTGTACTCTCAGCGCCGCCCTCAATCCTCCGGATCTGGATACGCCAGGCCTTCGCCGTCTCCCTCGATCGGATCTGGATACTCACGACCTTCGCCGTCTCCTCCGATCGGATCTGGATACGCGAGGCCTCCTCCTCCGTCTTACCAGCAGCAGCAGCGGACGGATGATGCGGCGGAGGTTTACAAGAGAAACGCGATCAACAAGCTAGTGGAGATGATCCACGTGGATCTCGTCGTGATGAGGAGCGCGAGAGAAGCTGAAGCGGAAGGGCTATTGAGCTTACAAGCTAACCTCAAGAGGAGAGAGGAAGATCTCAACAACGGCTTACAAGAGATGGCGAGGGAGAAAGAGACGTTGGAGCAGGAGTTGCAAGTCATCTCCATGAACACCGACGTTCTTGATTCCTGGGTTAGAGATAACCAAGGCAAATCGAATAGTCTGCTTGCGGATTTGGATGTGGACAGTGCGTTTGTTTGCAAGGAAACAATGTCTAAACAGATGCTGGAGTGCACTGCGTCGGATTTAGCTATTGAGGATGTTGTTTACTCGATGGATAAGTCGTTTAGAGATGGGTTGTTACCGTTTGATCAGTATTTGAGGAGTGTGAGGTTGTTGTCGAGGGA
- the LOC103850904 gene encoding lipid transfer-like protein VAS codes for MEMKFFSFYAIATALLVVANFGIMHTSGQGVSCLNQLAPCLNYLNGTKDVPEVCCNPLKSVIRNNPECLCRMISNRGSSKAEQAGINVNDAQMLPARCGEHVNPIACLTRSRGSTNADQSSSTGNSSSQSYWMTTLAFAVTLLSFILQIN; via the exons ATGGAGATGaagtttttctctttttatgcCATTGCAACTGCACTTCTAGTTGTAGCCAACTTTGGGATTATGCATACAAGTGGGCAAGGCGTTTCGTGCTTGAACCAGCTTGCTCCATGCCTCAACTACCTCAATGGAACCAAGGATGTGCCAGAAGTTTGCTGTAACCCTCTAAAATCTGTGATTAGGAACAATCCAGAGTGCTTGTGTCGTATGATAAGTAACCGTGGGAGTTCAAAGGCTGAACAAGCTGGCATCAATGTCAATGATGCTCAAATGTTGCCTGCTCGATGTGGAGAACACGTCAATCCCATTGCCTGCTTGACTC GATCTCGAGGATCGACAAACGCAGACCAAAGTTCCTCCACTGGCAACTCCTCTTCTCAGTCCTACTGGATGACAACATTAGCTTTTGCAGTGACTCTTTTGTCATTTATTCTTCAAATAAACTGA
- the LOC103850905 gene encoding ethylene-responsive transcription factor LEP-like, whose translation MNTSKSKKKQEEAGTKFLGVRRRPWGRYAAEIRDPTTKERHWLGTFDTAEEAALAYDRAARSMRGTRARTNFVYSDMPPSSSVTSIISPDDPTPTPPPPPPAATPCSDDPVDYLMMFNQYSSTDSPMLQPAQVESSYMFGGSPSCYSNSSSDLPPLPSDLSNSCYSQQPWSVEDYSSANYFEGEYVHSPMFSTMPSVSDSLPQGFNHFGSYN comes from the coding sequence ATGAACACATCAAAGAgcaagaagaagcaagaagaggctGGTACAAAGTTTCTTGGGGTGAGGAGGAGGCCTTGGGGAAGATACGCAGCTGAGATTAGAGACCCAACAACCAAGGAGCGTCACTGGCTTGGCACTTTTGATACCGCCGAGGAAGCTGCCTTGGCCTACGATAGAGCAGCTCGGTCCATGCGTGGCACTCGCGCCCGAACCAACTTTGTCTACTCAGACATGCCTCCTTCCTCTTCCGTCACTTCCATCATTTCTCCTGACGATCCAACTCCAActcctcctccgcctcctcCTGCTGCTACTCCTTGCTCTGACGATCCTGTTGATTACCTGATGATGTTTAACCAATATTCATCCACAGACTCGCCAATGCTGCAGCCAGCTCAAGTGGAGAGTAGTTACATGTTTGGTGGCTCTccttcttgttattctaatagCAGCAGCGACCTGCCTCCTCTCCCGAGCGACCTATCAAATTCTTGTTACAGCCAACAACCGTGGAGCGTGGAAGACTACTCATCAGCTAATTATTTCGAGGGTGAGTACGTTCACAGCCCAATGTTCAGCACAATGCCTTCTGTTTCTGACTCTTTGCCTCAAGGTTTCAATCACTTCGGCTCCTATAATTAA
- the LOC103850907 gene encoding chalcone synthase 3, whose product MVMGPSSLDEIRKAQRADGPAGILAIGTANPANHVLQAEYPDYYFRITNSEHMTDLKEKFKRMCDKSTIRKRHMHLTEEFLKENPNMCAYMAPSLDARQDLVVVEVPKLGKDAAVKAIKEWGQPKSKITHVVFCTTSGVDMPGADYQLTKLLGLRPSVKRLMMYQQGCFAGGTVLRLAKDLAENNRGARVLVVCSEITAVTFRGPSDTHLDSLVGQALFSDGAAALIVGSDPDVSAGEKPIFEMVSAAQTILPDSDGAIDGHLREVGLTFHLLKDVPGLISKNIEKSLDEAFKPLGISDWNSLFWIAHPGGPAILDDVEKKLGLKAEKMRATRHVLSEYGNMSSACVLFILDEMRRKSKEDGVATTGEGLEWGVLFGFGPGLTVETVVLHSVPV is encoded by the exons ATGGTGATGGGGCCTTCTTCGTTGGATGAGATCAGAAAGGCACAGAGAGCAGACGGTCCTGCAGGCATCTTAGCGATAGGTACGGCCAACCCTGCGAACCATGTGCTCCAAGCTGAGTATCCAGACTACTACTTCCGCATCACCAACAGTGAACACATGACCGACCTTAAGGAGAAGTTCAAGCGCATGT GCGATAAGTCGACCATAAGAAAACGCCACATGCACTTGACCGAGGAGTTCTTGAAAGAGAACCCTAACATGTGTGCCTACATGGCTCCTTCGCTCGATGCTAGACAAGACCTCGTGGTGGTTGAAGTCCCTAAGCTAGGCAAAGATGCAGCAGTGAAGGCCATCAAGGAGTGGGGTCAGCCTAAGTCCAAGATCACACACGTTGTCTTCTGCACCACCTCTGGAGTTGACATGCCTGGTGCTGACTACCAGCTCACCAAGCTCCTTGGTCTTCGTCCTTCCGTCAAGCGTCTCATGATGTACCAGCAAGGTTGCTTCGCCGGCGGCACTGTCCTCCGTCTCGCCAAGGACCTCGCTGAGAACAACCGTGGCGCACGTGTCCTGGTGGTCTGCTCCGAGATCACAGCCGTCACCTTCCGTGGCCCTTCTGACACCCACCTTGACTCACTCGTGGGACAGGCACTCTTTAGTGACGGTGCAGCCGCGCTCATTGTCGGCTCGGACCCTGATGTCTCTGCTGGAGAGAAGCCCATCTTCGAGATGGTGTCTGCTGCTCAGACCATCCTCCCAGACTCGGACGGTGCCATAGATGGACACTTGAGGGAAGTGGGACTCACCTTCCATCTCCTCAAGGACGTCCCCGGACTCATCTCCAAGAACATTGAGAAGAGTCTAGACGAAGCGTTTAAACCCTTAGGGATAAGTGACTGGAACTCCCTCTTCTGGATAGCTCACCCTGGTGGTCCAGCGATCCTTGACGACGTTGAGAAGAAGCTAGGACTCAAGGCAGAGAAGATGAGAGCCACGCGTCACGTGTTGAGCGAGTATGGAAACATGTCTAGCGCCTGTGTCCTCTTTATATTGGATGAGATGAGGAGGAAGTCTAAGGAAGATGGTGTGGCCACGACAGGTGAAGGGTTAGAATGGGGTGTCTTGTTTGGGTTCGGACCAGGTCTCACCGTGGAGACAGTTGTCCTACACAGCGTTCCTGTCTAA